From a region of the Apibacter sp. B3706 genome:
- a CDS encoding 2-oxo acid dehydrogenase subunit E2, protein MNPIKPISRQIKGVYSFLQYTKKINAIHLTVPVDGTNLVEHRNNNTRKKISYTAYMIYIISDVLRCFPELNIAIKRSKFFPKVVEYESINAKFMLDRKINGENKVMPCVVKNSDKKTLEEIQEIIDKCKFSDYKTSIFFKETRLIENQPKYLRRLISYLSYHNLAKRHRIQGSFMITSLKDKDLVTEALFLNSTMSISLDKLKNIPIIKNNEKFYKVIMNLTMTFEEHVLNSTLATDFISEIKSKIENFK, encoded by the coding sequence ATGAACCCAATAAAGCCTATTTCACGACAAATTAAGGGAGTATATAGTTTTTTACAATATACCAAAAAAATAAATGCCATCCATCTCACAGTACCCGTAGATGGTACTAATCTCGTTGAGCATAGAAATAACAATACAAGAAAAAAAATTTCTTATACTGCTTATATGATATATATAATATCAGATGTATTAAGATGTTTTCCGGAACTAAATATAGCCATCAAACGCTCCAAATTTTTTCCGAAAGTGGTAGAATACGAATCCATAAATGCAAAATTTATGTTAGACAGAAAGATTAATGGAGAAAATAAGGTTATGCCTTGTGTGGTTAAAAATTCTGATAAAAAAACTCTTGAAGAAATTCAAGAAATAATAGATAAATGTAAATTTTCTGATTATAAGACTTCCATCTTTTTTAAAGAAACCAGATTAATAGAAAATCAACCTAAATATTTGAGACGTTTAATTTCTTATCTGTCATATCACAATTTAGCTAAAAGACACCGGATTCAGGGAAGTTTTATGATCACTTCGCTAAAAGATAAAGATTTAGTTACAGAAGCCCTATTTTTGAACTCAACAATGAGTATAAGTTTAGATAAGTTAAAAAATATTCCGATCATAAAAAATAATGAAAAGTTTTATAAAGTTATTATGAATTTAACCATGACTTTTGAAGAACATGTACTTAATAGTACTTTAGCAACCGATTTTATAAGTGAAATAAAGAGTAAGATTGAAAATTTTAAATAA
- a CDS encoding alpha/beta hydrolase family protein, translated as MKNKIILAFLCLLLNSINLSAQSLSNSKKDIYKTGFREININDYLRPLQIALIYPTSAKHPIARIGDNEYIIGENVIYDAKISDKSFPLVIFSHGLNGSWDNHIWLAAALSKRGFIVAMPNHPGTTLQDMDPQLARDMLARPEDIRRTISYLLETKQFSDHIDANNISIIGHSYGGWTAVEAIGGKSSAKVFKKECRKYPIMLACDIFNEQMKGLDERSDFLKLDKDMKDPRIKRAVILDIGFGRMFIPSSLSEIKIPVLVYSAGPFVERIPAELETGYLTKYLPEKTSKHIVLNNATHYSFMAICRKNAIELFKKDRPDQVPTCEFDTNERANIHTQLIKQISSFLVNN; from the coding sequence ATGAAAAATAAAATTATCTTAGCTTTTTTATGTTTATTACTTAATAGTATTAATTTATCTGCCCAATCGTTATCAAATTCTAAAAAAGATATCTACAAAACAGGATTCCGTGAAATAAATATAAATGATTATTTAAGACCGCTTCAAATTGCTTTGATATATCCAACCTCGGCAAAACATCCCATTGCAAGAATTGGAGATAATGAATATATCATCGGTGAAAATGTAATTTATGATGCGAAAATATCCGATAAAAGCTTTCCTTTGGTTATTTTTTCTCATGGACTGAATGGGTCTTGGGATAATCATATTTGGTTAGCTGCAGCTTTAAGTAAAAGGGGATTTATTGTGGCAATGCCTAATCATCCCGGAACTACCTTGCAAGATATGGATCCGCAACTTGCTCGAGATATGTTAGCCCGTCCGGAAGATATTCGTCGTACAATCAGTTATTTATTGGAAACTAAACAATTTTCAGATCATATAGATGCTAATAATATCTCTATTATCGGGCATTCTTATGGAGGATGGACTGCAGTGGAAGCTATTGGCGGTAAATCTTCTGCTAAAGTTTTCAAAAAAGAATGTCGTAAATATCCCATCATGTTAGCTTGTGACATTTTTAATGAGCAAATGAAAGGTTTGGATGAAAGATCAGATTTTCTGAAATTAGATAAAGACATGAAAGATCCCCGTATCAAAAGAGCAGTAATCTTAGATATAGGATTTGGCCGCATGTTTATTCCGTCCAGCTTATCGGAAATAAAAATTCCGGTTTTAGTCTATTCCGCCGGACCATTTGTAGAAAGAATACCGGCAGAATTAGAAACCGGTTATTTAACTAAATATCTACCGGAAAAAACTTCCAAACACATAGTTTTGAATAATGCTACCCATTATAGCTTTATGGCTATCTGCAGAAAAAATGCAATAGAACTATTTAAAAAAGACAGACCGGATCAAGTTCCTACTTGTGAATTTGATACAAATGAGCGTGCAAATATTCATACTCAATTGATTAAGCAAATAAGCAGTTTCTTAGTAAATAACTAG
- a CDS encoding response regulator: MFEKILIAENFSNDNFAVKKIVEELNIPHIDQANYCDDAISKIRKSFSNNLPYGLLITDLTFDPNQEHAITSGEELIKVAKEEFPDLKIIVFSIEDRQPIINSFFEKYNIDAFITKGAESAKELKKAIEDVYENKIYLYSNKSQKGGLFEFTNNDLELVRLLSVGMNVPEISVKFKTEKVYPNSESYLNKRLVSIRQHAGAATTLHLLTLFSDWNLI, translated from the coding sequence ATGTTTGAAAAGATTCTTATTGCAGAGAATTTCTCTAACGATAATTTTGCTGTTAAAAAGATAGTTGAAGAACTAAATATTCCTCATATTGACCAAGCAAATTATTGTGACGATGCCATTTCTAAAATTCGAAAGTCTTTTTCTAATAATTTACCTTATGGACTATTAATTACAGACTTAACATTTGACCCTAATCAAGAACATGCCATTACATCAGGGGAAGAACTTATTAAAGTAGCCAAAGAGGAATTTCCCGATCTTAAAATTATTGTTTTTTCCATTGAAGACAGACAGCCTATTATTAATTCTTTTTTTGAAAAATATAATATAGATGCTTTTATAACGAAAGGCGCAGAAAGTGCAAAAGAATTAAAGAAAGCTATAGAAGATGTATATGAAAATAAAATATACCTGTATTCCAACAAATCTCAAAAAGGCGGATTATTTGAGTTCACAAATAATGACCTGGAATTAGTGCGCCTATTATCGGTTGGTATGAATGTACCTGAAATTTCAGTCAAATTCAAAACAGAAAAGGTATATCCCAACAGTGAAAGTTATTTAAATAAAAGATTGGTATCGATTCGACAACATGCCGGAGCTGCAACTACTTTACATTTACTTACTTTATTTTCAGATTGGAACTTAATATAA
- a CDS encoding LexA family protein encodes MKRKDNLSLWFAGDIKAGFPSAADDFHLERINLNDELIRDPETTFLARVNGDSMKDMRIYNGDLIIVDKALEPKNGNIAVCYIDGEFTLKRLKVVKEKGIVKEIILLPENKEYEPIRVTPDQDFIIWGILTHTIIKFS; translated from the coding sequence ATGAAGCGAAAAGATAATTTATCTTTATGGTTTGCAGGAGACATCAAAGCCGGATTTCCTTCGGCAGCAGATGATTTTCATTTGGAACGAATTAATTTGAACGACGAATTAATAAGAGATCCCGAAACCACTTTCTTGGCACGAGTAAATGGGGATTCTATGAAAGATATGAGGATTTATAACGGAGATCTTATTATCGTGGATAAAGCATTGGAACCTAAAAACGGCAATATTGCCGTATGTTATATAGACGGGGAATTTACGTTAAAAAGACTAAAGGTAGTAAAGGAAAAAGGAATAGTAAAAGAAATTATTCTCCTGCCGGAAAACAAGGAATACGAACCGATCCGGGTTACTCCTGATCAAGATTTTATTATTTGGGGAATACTTACCCATACTATTATAAAATTTTCATAG
- a CDS encoding Y-family DNA polymerase yields the protein MYALLDCNNFYASCERVSNPSLTGKPVCVLSNNDGCVIARSNEAKALGIPMGAPAFKYEKVFEENQIFLYSANFPLYGDLSNRVMNIIGRYCKEVEIYSIDEAFMNFNGYMQLNLREHCLDLRKYILKGVGIPTSIGIAPTKTLAKVANRIAKKYPEQTHNVYVIDSPEKIEKALKWLHIGDIWGIGRRLNKRFQAKGIRKAYELVNLPETFIRQEMGIVGIRMINELKGIPQLDIDLPARKKSIATTRTFDYMTDKLEDLKERIATFAVKCSEKLRAQQSCCNYVTVFLHTNFYRGDLIQHHPAVTLTLSNPHNSAIELSKCAQKALETIYKKGYQYKKAGVIVSGLIPESERQISLFDEDYYLKHQPIMKIMDKLNHKYHEDKLKLGCQDIKRTWKMKQTRLSKRFSTDMRELIQVKV from the coding sequence ATGTATGCTTTATTAGATTGTAATAACTTTTATGCTTCTTGCGAAAGAGTGAGTAATCCCTCTTTAACAGGTAAACCTGTTTGTGTGCTTTCAAATAACGACGGCTGCGTAATTGCCCGCTCCAATGAGGCAAAGGCCCTCGGCATCCCTATGGGAGCTCCTGCATTTAAATATGAAAAAGTATTTGAAGAAAATCAAATATTCCTCTATTCCGCCAATTTTCCCCTTTATGGTGATTTAAGTAACCGTGTAATGAATATCATCGGGCGTTATTGCAAAGAAGTTGAAATATATTCTATCGATGAAGCATTTATGAACTTTAACGGCTATATGCAATTGAATTTGCGGGAACATTGTTTAGATTTAAGAAAATATATACTTAAGGGTGTAGGCATTCCTACCAGCATAGGAATTGCTCCTACTAAAACACTTGCCAAAGTAGCTAACAGGATAGCCAAAAAATATCCTGAGCAAACCCATAATGTATATGTTATTGATTCTCCCGAAAAAATTGAAAAAGCACTCAAGTGGTTGCATATTGGAGACATATGGGGAATTGGAAGAAGATTAAACAAACGATTTCAGGCAAAAGGTATTCGTAAAGCTTATGAATTGGTTAATCTTCCGGAAACATTTATACGTCAAGAAATGGGAATAGTAGGAATCCGCATGATTAATGAATTAAAGGGAATTCCTCAGCTTGATATAGATTTGCCGGCTCGTAAAAAGTCCATTGCCACTACCCGCACCTTCGATTACATGACCGACAAACTAGAAGATTTAAAAGAAAGAATAGCTACCTTTGCCGTGAAATGTTCAGAAAAATTACGCGCACAACAAAGTTGTTGTAATTATGTGACTGTATTCCTGCATACAAATTTTTATAGGGGCGATTTAATTCAACATCACCCCGCTGTCACTTTAACGCTGTCTAATCCCCACAATTCAGCTATTGAGTTAAGTAAATGCGCTCAAAAAGCATTGGAAACCATATATAAAAAGGGGTATCAATACAAAAAAGCAGGAGTTATTGTTTCCGGTCTAATCCCTGAATCGGAAAGACAAATTTCTTTGTTTGACGAGGATTATTACCTGAAGCACCAACCTATTATGAAGATTATGGATAAGTTGAACCATAAATACCATGAAGATAAACTGAAATTGGGTTGTCAAGATATTAAAAGGACTTGGAAGATGAAGCAGACCCGACTTTCTAAACGTTTCTCTACCGATATGAGGGAACTTATACAAGTTAAGGTATAA
- a CDS encoding GIY-YIG nuclease family protein: MREDLKKMVSDLPTVPGVYYIYTHEERLIYIGKSNNIKKRLSQHFTCTDRKSVKIQNFASKVRYEPTGSELIALLMESEEIKHHKPIYNRAQRHSIFYYGLYPEITQEGYISLQLKKIDNRSQEINSYLSLKQGKEDLFRITETYKLCQKINGLYKSKAQCFQYTLHECLGACVNEEPVDDYNKRVHQYLEKNSFPQETVLLKLPGRTKDEKGLVLIENGIYKGFGFCPKRSRKDPLTFIMPKSDNKDARRILRSYLKKQ; this comes from the coding sequence ATGCGTGAGGATTTAAAAAAGATGGTTTCCGATTTACCCACCGTTCCGGGAGTATATTATATTTATACCCATGAAGAACGATTGATTTATATCGGAAAAAGCAATAATATCAAAAAAAGATTAAGCCAACATTTTACCTGTACCGACCGTAAATCGGTAAAAATACAAAACTTTGCTTCCAAAGTCAGGTATGAACCTACAGGAAGCGAATTAATTGCCCTGCTTATGGAATCTGAGGAAATAAAACACCACAAACCTATTTATAATAGAGCGCAAAGGCACAGCATTTTTTATTATGGCTTATATCCCGAAATAACTCAAGAAGGGTATATATCTTTACAATTGAAAAAGATAGATAACCGATCACAGGAAATTAATTCTTACTTGAGCTTAAAGCAAGGAAAAGAAGATTTATTCCGCATTACGGAAACTTATAAACTTTGCCAAAAAATAAACGGATTGTATAAATCCAAGGCTCAATGTTTCCAATATACGCTACACGAGTGTTTAGGCGCCTGCGTTAATGAAGAACCCGTAGATGATTATAACAAGCGTGTGCATCAATATTTAGAAAAAAATTCTTTTCCACAAGAAACCGTATTATTAAAACTTCCGGGAAGAACAAAGGATGAAAAGGGATTAGTTTTAATTGAAAACGGAATTTATAAAGGATTCGGATTCTGCCCGAAAAGATCTCGAAAAGATCCGTTAACGTTTATTATGCCTAAATCGGATAACAAAGATGCAAGAAGAATTTTAAGAAGCTATTTGAAAAAACAATAA
- a CDS encoding ATP-binding cassette domain-containing protein, translated as MIYIDIEYRILTSEGSRILSVQTELPVNQLICISGPSGIGKTTLLRMIAGLTKPDRGIIQVGDRIFYDSLNNINLSPQKRNIGFMFQDYALFPNMTVEENISFAQNKVKDKAWVDTLIKSYGLDALRYQKPDKLSGGQKQRTALARTLAKKADLLLLDEPLSSVDSTMRIKLQNEILKAHAVFDSTTLVVSHDQDEVNKMAQCVLYMEYDQIRLIKNS; from the coding sequence ATGATATATATTGATATTGAATATAGAATTTTAACCTCAGAAGGAAGTCGTATTCTATCTGTCCAAACTGAACTTCCCGTAAATCAATTAATATGTATTTCCGGGCCTTCGGGAATAGGAAAAACTACACTTCTTAGAATGATTGCCGGTTTAACAAAACCCGATAGGGGAATAATTCAAGTAGGAGATCGCATTTTCTACGATTCTTTAAATAACATAAATTTAAGTCCGCAAAAAAGAAACATAGGTTTCATGTTTCAAGATTATGCTTTATTTCCTAATATGACGGTGGAAGAAAATATATCTTTTGCACAAAATAAAGTAAAAGATAAAGCATGGGTGGATACTCTAATTAAGTCTTATGGATTAGATGCTTTACGATATCAGAAACCTGATAAACTTTCAGGAGGACAAAAACAAAGAACTGCTCTTGCAAGAACTTTGGCTAAAAAAGCGGATCTATTACTTCTGGATGAACCTTTGTCTTCTGTAGATTCGACGATGAGGATAAAACTTCAAAATGAAATTTTAAAGGCACATGCTGTTTTTGATTCTACTACCTTAGTAGTTTCTCACGATCAAGACGAAGTTAATAAAATGGCTCAGTGTGTTTTATATATGGAATACGATCAAATTCGACTTATCAAGAATTCTTAA
- the modB gene encoding molybdate ABC transporter permease subunit, with translation MSEDFINTLWLTGKLATLSTVFLLFIGLPVAYLLAYTHFKIKPLVEALICMPLVLPPTVLGYYLLVAFSPQNMPGAFLEKHFNTRLAFTFEGIIIASIIAGLPFMIQSLQNGFSSLPVSYREAAYTLGKSKTTTFFKVLLPNIKPSLITGVALTFAHCIGEFGIVLMVGGNIPGETRIASIAIYDQVQALDYKTANQYSFILFLISFILLTLIYSINKGFKIKTI, from the coding sequence TTGAGCGAAGATTTTATAAACACTCTTTGGCTTACAGGTAAGTTGGCAACTCTATCAACCGTTTTCTTATTGTTTATAGGGTTGCCGGTTGCCTACCTGTTGGCATATACGCATTTCAAAATAAAACCCCTGGTAGAAGCTTTGATCTGTATGCCTTTAGTTCTTCCTCCCACGGTACTGGGTTATTATTTATTGGTGGCCTTTAGTCCCCAAAACATGCCGGGCGCTTTTTTAGAGAAACATTTTAATACAAGATTAGCTTTTACTTTTGAAGGCATAATTATAGCAAGTATTATAGCAGGTTTGCCCTTTATGATACAATCTCTTCAAAATGGATTTTCGTCTCTTCCTGTAAGTTACAGAGAAGCTGCCTATACTTTAGGAAAATCCAAAACAACTACATTTTTCAAAGTTTTATTACCTAATATAAAGCCTTCTCTTATCACCGGTGTAGCATTAACTTTTGCGCATTGTATAGGAGAATTTGGAATTGTATTAATGGTTGGAGGAAATATCCCCGGAGAAACTCGTATAGCTTCTATTGCCATATACGATCAGGTACAAGCATTAGATTATAAAACCGCAAATCAATATTCATTTATTTTATTTTTAATTTCATTTATATTGCTTACTCTCATTTATAGCATTAATAAAGGTTTTAAAATTAAAACTATATAA